The genomic DNA CTATGACCGGCAAAAAAGATAATATCCCAAGGGCCACTCCAGAGTCGATCGGTAATTTGCTCTCGTTGGGGTTCTACGAGAAAGGTGACCTGTGCGTAGGGCAAGCTTTCCAGGATTTGGCGATCGCCCTCCACATTAATCCCGTCACTGTTTCCCAAAATCGCCAGCACCCTCATCTGCTCTGGGGAGGAGTCGGGTTGTTGACAGGGTTCAAAGCAGACTTGACTTAAGGCTACTTCTGCCTGCTGATAGCGGTCAATTAAGTCCCACAAATGCCAGGGCAGTTGTTGCAATTCCGGAATTTCTGTGCGGATCAGAAACCGAATTTCATCGTCTCGGTGTAATTCTTCCCGCAACCGGCGATCGAGGTCTTGAAACGAGGGCGATCTGAGCCAAGTTTGGAAGTGCTGGCTCAGGTTCTCTGCTGCCTGACGACACTGTTCGCGGCGATCGCTAATGGAGCCATCGTAAACAATTTTACCCGGTTCGAGCCGCGAATTTCCATCTAATTGGTCATAACTCTCTTGCCACTGTTGCAGAGCCAAACATAGGTCAGGACATTGGGGTAACCGCCCCACCCGTTCGATCTGACGGGGTTCCCCTTCCTGACCCATTTCTAAGGTGACTCGGCATCCGGATACAGCCAAGTCACCTTCGAGCTTGAGTCCGACGAATTTTTTCATGGCGGATTCTAGATTAGGGATGATGAGGGTATGTTCATTAAATCACAAAAGATTCAATCATGCACATCTCACCCAAGGAAATTTGCACGCTAAAGGGTTCTCCGGTTTCTCCCTTAAATTCCATTTGAATGTTCTTGGTCTGAGTGGCGATCGCTTCCATAATGGAACGACCGGTATCATTCAAGATATTCACCTTCAGGTCATAGGGAAGATAGGTTTGTTCTCCCGTCGGATACAGCTCCACGGAAATCTGCATCTGTTGATTCAGGGGTTGAACACCCATCAGCAGGGTAAACTGATTGTTTTGGTGTTGAAACAGCTTACCGCGTTTAATCGCCTGGTTATTATTTTTTGAGCGAAAATTCAGCACCAGTTGCTGCTGCTCGACTCCCAAGATCTCATCTAGAGTGTTCCAACCTTCGGCAATCCGATTGGCGAGCCAATCACTGAGATGAATCGCAGCAGAGGGTACAGGGTGCAAAATGTCAAGCAGTTCTGTCGGCGATCGTAAGTCACTCAAAGGAATCCGCTCTGCTTCCACTCGCTCCACAAATCCGAGAATTTCCGCCTCCGTCAATTCCCGATTAAACCTCACCGCAACATAAGCAACACGATCCTCAAACACTTCAGGAGGAACCCTCATAAAATCCTCACCCGGTAGAACCGGACGACATTCAAGCTTACCTCGATTCGGTAACTCTAAATCCGCCACATCCAAGCAAGCCTGAAGCACCGGATCAAAGCTCTCGCACCCTTGCGTCTGCACTGCAAAAGCCAAGGATTTCAAATGAAATTTAACCGCTAACACCGACAGGGTGTTTAAATAAACTTGCTTGCGCTTTTGAGGACTCTTTTGGGCCTGCAAAAACTGTTCAGCTTGTTGATGGTCGCTAAAGCCTAGAGGAACTTTAGGACAGATACAATCGATAGAATCGAAAAATGAAGAAGGGATAGCCATAACAATAAACTCCAAGAAAAAAATGATTAAGTCGCTAAATCCTGTAACTGCTGTTTG from Roseofilum capinflatum BLCC-M114 includes the following:
- a CDS encoding DUF1822 family protein, whose product is MAIPSSFFDSIDCICPKVPLGFSDHQQAEQFLQAQKSPQKRKQVYLNTLSVLAVKFHLKSLAFAVQTQGCESFDPVLQACLDVADLELPNRGKLECRPVLPGEDFMRVPPEVFEDRVAYVAVRFNRELTEAEILGFVERVEAERIPLSDLRSPTELLDILHPVPSAAIHLSDWLANRIAEGWNTLDEILGVEQQQLVLNFRSKNNNQAIKRGKLFQHQNNQFTLLMGVQPLNQQMQISVELYPTGEQTYLPYDLKVNILNDTGRSIMEAIATQTKNIQMEFKGETGEPFSVQISLGEMCMIESFVI